The Arabidopsis thaliana chromosome 5, partial sequence genomic interval CTTCTACCCAAAGAAGAGGCCTTCTTAGGAATGTAGACCTTGTAACTCACCTGAacacaaatttcaaaagaaaaatgttaggACTCAAATAGACATACCTGGAAACTACAAGGAAATCAATATTTcaagaattgcagaaactttACCTGAACCATTTCTCCACCCCTCATCACAGTCATCGTTTTCTGTTCGTACTGTGActcatcttttgtttcatcaatTGTTTTCTGTTCAGACTGAGACCCTCCTTTGACTTCATCTACCTCCTCAGTGTCAGCATGAGAAGAAGACTCTGCGTTGAGCGTAGAACTAACTTTTGTTGGTTCTATGTGTTCACCTTCATTCTTTGTTACCAAAGCTAGAGTACTTTCTAAACAATTCTTGTCAACGGTACTGCCATCAATGCTCTCTGCTTCAGCATCTTGGCTACCACTAGCTTCTTTCTTGCTAGCTAGATTTAAACTATCTTTACTCAATACCGGTCTAACCAACTTTCGTTTGGTTGTACAAGAGCTAAGACCAGAACTAACTTTAACCTTGGCAGTATCACCAGACTGCTGATCTTGTTGAGAGGCAGAATTAGCCAATGCTGTTCCAGATTCCTTAACATTAATAACATGTAAAATCTTTTCTGAATTCTCAAGATCTTTGCTTACAGCAGAATCACAAAGTTTCTGCTCCATGAGATCATGGTCTTGTGACTCAACTTTTTCAGATTCAATTTGCATAGGTTCTCCTTCTGAAACAGAAGACACCTCTTTTTTAGCTATTCCACTCTTTTGGGTCACTCCACGAAATCTTTTAAGATTCTCCAGAGCTCTTTTCTTTAGAATGGCTTccaaatcatcatctttcaaGCTATTGTCTGTATGAGAAACTTTGCTAGTTTCAGATTTATTATATTCCCCAAATCCGTTGTCATCAGCACGAATTCTAGAATAAGAGTCAATAGATTCACCATCCATCTCATCAGAGTCCTCACTATATCCTAACTCTCTATTGCCACCACCGCGTGTCATATAGACATCACggtcatcttcttcctttctctcACCATTCCCATAATTATACGATACAACAACAATCGATTTAAGCCTTCTAGGATTCTTCTCAGGTATAACTTCATCTTCCCCTTGCCAGCATTCATCAGGTTCTTCACTCTCTCCTTCCAACTCATCTCTACTTCTACTCCGGGAATCCTTAACCTTACCaagtcttcttcctctatcCCTAGACCATCTCTTCCCATCATCACTCTCACTACCGTCATTATCACTCTGCTCACTACTTGTAGAGCTTGAACTCAAATCTCTCTTACGTCTCTTTCTTGacacaactttcttcttcttcttccctacGTTTTCATCCTTCCTCTtagatcttttctttttctttaaaagacgatcatcatcactatcatcatcactctcaCTACTAGAGTACCTCTTCCGTGACCTCTTCTTACTCAATTTAGATCTacgcttcttctttctcctgtAATCATCTTCTGAACTAGAATACAAAGAGGAATCTGAACCACTTGATTCACTCTCATCTTTAATCCGACGaatcttctttgatttgtttctcttactcttcttcttcttcaccgatCGCAACTGCAACATTGTAACATGATTCATCAAACCAACAATCCCTAATTAAAGATCAATACTTTaacacaaatcaaatcaaaagtttcgatttttaatCTCATGGATCTAATTTCAATACATGAGAGGATAACGGGTCAGTCATAAATCCATTCAATCGCTAGAAAAATCTCATCTTTACGAAGccataagaaacagagagaaagagagagagtaccTTATTAGACGAATCTTTGATTATCTTTGAGGACGATGAAGATTTGCCCATTGTACTCTCGAGTCTCGATGGTAACGCTTTGGCTTTCTCCTAATCTCTATTActctgcaaaacaaaaaagaattgagGAATCGTTAAGGTTTGAGAGAGAACACGAAcagttttgtcttctttaacTAATGATGGCTTTGTCCCTCTTTACACATGTTAATGGCTATTgaacttataaataaataaattttatcaatatgggaatggaaaaaaaaaaaaaggaaatgtttgatttggttggaATTGGATGACAAACCCTAACTTTTTTAAGAAAGTTTCCTAATTAGTACCTAACAGAAGAGgacttttcctttttttcttaaggaTGTTGTTAGTAAATACTTTAAgaaatttggtaaaaaatctcaaagacTTTTATGaggttttatgttttctcttaAGAATAGTTTCCTACAATTTActggggaaaaaaaaaaaaactatacaatcGACCTATCTTGAGATCGCCGTTTCAATAGTCTTTTCTAAGAAAATCGAATAAATAAATTCTGATCTAAATTCAAACCTAATGGTAATAAAAACACATAGTCTGCTAATTCATCTGCTAGAAAattagtttctgtttttgtataCACGTAAAAAATATGGAGTATCATCCAATCAGTTTATGAGATTTATTATGAGATTTATTGGTTAGTAAAACTTTTCATTTAGTGAGAACCCAAATACGAATCATGTGTTATGAGTTATTCGTTTAATGAGTTTTTATTggatttaaaataaagattcGAATTCACATAAAATTTCTACGAGATAtaaaaacaacacaacaagTTTGATACACATCTCTATAAACATGCTACAGATTTCTACACTAACAAGCTCTGCTCTTGAcaaacacacagaaaaaaGGTAACATTTAAGAATCTTCTGTGTCGCTTGTGCTACCATGAGTATCGATATAAACCTCAGTTGATAAATCGATTTCATCCACGATCCTTCCTCTGTAAAAAAAAGGATTGCAATAAACCAGAGTTTATGGCTGAAACCGGACCAGTGAACTTTAGAAGAGAAGATGTTATTACCTTTCCAGAACAAATTTGCCTTCTTTATACTTCTGAGCTTTCTCGTGCGCTGATTCCTACAAACAAGAAAGCAACAAAGGTGACATCAGAAACTGCTCTAATGAATCGTGCAAGTGAGACCATAGAGAGAGGTGAGATTTACGTATTTCCAGCCAACATTCTGTCCACAACAGCAGCAGAAAATGTCAGCTACGGTGTGCATACCGGAAAGCATCAGTCTTTCCTCTAGAGGACCCATACTTATGTTCACcctaaaattcaaatttaacaTTGGAATCAGCTATACTACATATCCAACCTGATTGCAAAAACCTCGCattagagaaacaagaacacTGTATCGATGCAGAGAAACTGAAGCAAAGGCAGAGAAAACACTAGTTTGGAGTAATCAGCAAGATTCAGAAGATGATAAAAGCTAAAAGACAGTTTCCATCTACAAGTTATATATACAGAAACTGATAGCAACAGAATACTAGAATCTAGCATTGTATACTGCTTGAcattgaagaaacagaacaagtcCATAACAAGTACATCGAGTAAGTTTATACTTACGAACGGTTGAAGAGGTAAGCCTTTCCTCTACGGCAATGAAACGACTGAGGAAAAAAGATAAGTCAGTAAGGTTTAcactctatatataaagaaaaactactGTCAACATTAAGCAAAgcttaaaaaacattatactATAATCTTAATTTGCCTCAATTTCTCATATCTCAATTATAAAACTTTCATCTACTAACACAAGAGTTTTAAGTAGAAGTAACTCTTAAGTACAAGTTCAGCTTAAATATAAGATTCTTCTCTCAAGTCAGACCCTTTATTCAGGTACATTAATTCCCCAATCTCTATCCGTTAAACCCATATGAAAAACACTAAACTTGAGAATTTCTATGTAATATACATCAATTCCCAAAAATTCAACAAGCAGTTTCAACATCAGCAGCATTATCTTCACAATCACAAGTTTTCTCAatggtttttatataattgggAAGAAATGAGAACCAACACTAGCTAAACCAAGCAACCTTGTAAAGGGTCCTACATAAAATTCTACAATTATGAATCGAACTAACATCCTCAGAGAGAGATGTGAAAAAATATGAGAACTTGGGAATAGCTATTAAGTTAAAGGAGGAAACTTTAAGATACCCGAGAGACAAGATCATCGGGAAGAGCGAGATGGGTTCTGCAGAACCTGCATCTGTAAGATCTTCCTTCAAGCTCCACCGTGAATATCCTTcccatttcttcttcactgtTCTATCTCtctattctctctgtttctttctttacgAACTAATAAGAGGCCGTATAAGTGATATGTTGGGCCTTAACTGGGCCCATTTCAAAACTGGTCACCAAGAAAAGTCAACAAAAGCAACTAATGATTGTTTTTTGATATCCCTTTCACAAGTATATATTATCTGATGATGTTCCCAATAGAAACGTTTGCTTAAATTTGCATCTGAAAAATATActacaaattttgaagaagttttattatttcattcaTCTCAAAGAATGAAAAGTGAATTGACtaagattttttatatttttcaaactatTGATAAGAATGATGTAAATTATTGATTTGGAAACTCtagtttaaataataaaatatatgattagtgctgataatttaaatatatatatttttatagatGGTTCAGATATAGTGaagatgattttttcttcattagaATGG includes:
- a CDS encoding transcriptional regulator ATRX-like protein (unknown protein; LOCATED IN: chloroplast; Has 1807 Blast hits to 1807 proteins in 277 species: Archae - 0; Bacteria - 0; Metazoa - 736; Fungi - 347; Plants - 385; Viruses - 0; Other Eukaryotes - 339 (source: NCBI BLink).), yielding MGKSSSSSKIIKDSSNKLRSVKKKKSKRNKSKKIRRIKDESESSGSDSSLYSSSEDDYRRKKKRRSKLSKKRSRKRYSSSESDDDSDDDRLLKKKKRSKRKDENVGKKKKKVVSRKRRKRDLSSSSTSSEQSDNDGSESDDGKRWSRDRGRRLGKVKDSRSRSRDELEGESEEPDECWQGEDEVIPEKNPRRLKSIVVVSYNYGNGERKEEDDRDVYMTRGGGNRELGYSEDSDEMDGESIDSYSRIRADDNGFGEYNKSETSKVSHTDNSLKDDDLEAILKKRALENLKRFRGVTQKSGIAKKEVSSVSEGEPMQIESEKVESQDHDLMEQKLCDSAVSKDLENSEKILHVINVKESGTALANSASQQDQQSGDTAKVKVSSGLSSCTTKRKLVRPVLSKDSLNLASKKEASGSQDAEAESIDGSTVDKNCLESTLALVTKNEGEHIEPTKVSSTLNAESSSHADTEEVDEVKGGSQSEQKTIDETKDESQYEQKTMTVMRGGEMVQVSYKVYIPKKASSLGRRKLNR
- a CDS encoding Yippee family putative zinc-binding protein (Yippee family putative zinc-binding protein; CONTAINS InterPro DOMAIN/s: Yippee-like protein (InterPro:IPR004910); BEST Arabidopsis thaliana protein match is: Yippee family putative zinc-binding protein (TAIR:AT2G40110.1); Has 1807 Blast hits to 1807 proteins in 277 species: Archae - 0; Bacteria - 0; Metazoa - 736; Fungi - 347; Plants - 385; Viruses - 0; Other Eukaryotes - 339 (source: NCBI BLink).) produces the protein MGRIFTVELEGRSYRCRFCRTHLALPDDLVSRSFHCRRGKAYLFNRSVNISMGPLEERLMLSGMHTVADIFCCCCGQNVGWKYESAHEKAQKYKEGKFVLERGRIVDEIDLSTEVYIDTHGSTSDTEDS